Proteins from a genomic interval of Candidatus Tumulicola sp.:
- a CDS encoding APC family permease — translation MQRVALARVLGLGDLSVLSSASMAPAYSIAATFGLMVAASGFGAPLALVVLAIPAAFIAIAFHRLCEEQPEAGSTYAWTRIAFGARFALFAGWIVVLSYFVASVASVVPAGIYSLSLLWPGAAADTHAVALVGGVWVIGAGVLLMTGMRPTANTTALFLSLEFAALLFFAILAFTHPAAAQSLQSPKQLLGLGSGGFAGFLSAMVLAIWVTDGWEVSTYTSEEHTGSDRNPGLGGLIALTVTVGMMVLCSIAFMRVAPVQGIADHATDTLAYVALQLGGGWRSWLMVLTVLASSGAALWTTQLGLSRLLFSAARNGTLPASLATVHPKFGTPVWSIVVVSAGALALTLLIAIVPSVKAALSEVVNASSILLGLTYIFTGAACVWYFAKRRVPLTDATRIVLPALGTLAVTALLVVNFRSQSFVDQVIALICVVVGIIIAALVGKRPGAKAPALQRV, via the coding sequence TTGCAGCGCGTAGCGCTCGCGCGGGTCTTGGGGCTGGGCGACCTCTCGGTCCTGTCGTCCGCCAGCATGGCGCCCGCCTACTCGATAGCGGCGACCTTCGGTCTGATGGTCGCCGCGTCCGGTTTCGGGGCCCCGCTCGCGCTGGTCGTGCTCGCCATCCCCGCTGCCTTCATCGCGATCGCCTTCCATCGCCTGTGCGAAGAGCAACCCGAGGCCGGCTCGACCTACGCCTGGACGCGCATCGCTTTCGGCGCGCGCTTCGCTCTTTTCGCCGGCTGGATCGTCGTGCTGTCGTACTTCGTGGCAAGCGTTGCGTCGGTCGTGCCAGCCGGCATCTACAGCTTGAGCCTGCTCTGGCCTGGAGCGGCTGCCGATACGCACGCGGTCGCGCTGGTCGGCGGCGTGTGGGTCATCGGAGCGGGCGTGCTGCTGATGACCGGCATGCGCCCGACCGCCAACACGACCGCGCTGTTCCTGTCGCTCGAATTCGCCGCCTTGCTGTTCTTCGCGATCCTGGCGTTCACGCATCCGGCGGCTGCGCAGTCGCTGCAAAGCCCGAAGCAACTCTTGGGCCTCGGGTCAGGCGGCTTTGCGGGGTTCCTGTCCGCGATGGTCCTCGCTATTTGGGTCACCGACGGCTGGGAGGTTTCGACCTACACATCGGAAGAGCACACGGGGTCGGATCGCAATCCGGGCCTTGGCGGATTGATCGCCTTGACGGTGACGGTCGGCATGATGGTGCTCTGCTCGATCGCATTCATGCGCGTCGCGCCGGTGCAAGGCATCGCAGACCACGCCACCGACACGCTCGCCTACGTCGCGCTACAGCTCGGCGGCGGCTGGCGCAGCTGGCTCATGGTCCTGACTGTGCTGGCCTCCTCCGGCGCGGCCTTATGGACGACGCAGCTCGGGCTTTCGCGTCTGTTGTTCTCGGCGGCGCGCAACGGCACGCTGCCCGCCTCGCTGGCGACGGTCCATCCGAAATTCGGCACGCCGGTGTGGAGTATCGTCGTGGTGAGCGCCGGCGCGCTTGCGCTCACGCTGCTCATCGCGATCGTTCCGAGTGTCAAGGCGGCGCTGTCCGAAGTCGTGAACGCGTCATCGATCTTGCTCGGCTTAACCTACATCTTCACCGGCGCGGCGTGCGTCTGGTATTTCGCCAAGCGCCGCGTGCCGCTCACCGACGCGACGCGTATCGTCCTGCCGGCGCTCGGCACGCTGGCGGTGACGGCCCTGCTCGTGGTGAATTTCCGCAGCCAGTCGTTCGTGGATCAAGTCATCGCGCTGATCTGCGTCGTGGTGGGGATCATCATCGCGGCGCTGGTGGGAAAAAGACCCGGGGCTAAAGCCCCGGCACTACAAAGGGTTTGA